One Candidatus Kinetoplastibacterium oncopeltii TCC290E genomic region harbors:
- a CDS encoding type II toxin-antitoxin system RatA family toxin — translation MHKIYKSTILPYSSNQMFDLVSNIDEYQDFMPWCGGSKIEYHDDIQTKASIVMIIYGISNSFTTMNKYKYPNKIDIELVDGPFSYLSGSWTFTEKVKNSCIVEFELEYSFSNKLLSMIISPVFSRIANSFICKFKERANHIYGEKD, via the coding sequence ATGCATAAAATATATAAATCTACTATACTTCCTTACAGTTCTAACCAAATGTTTGATCTAGTATCTAATATTGATGAGTATCAAGATTTTATGCCTTGGTGCGGTGGATCAAAGATAGAGTATCACGATGACATTCAAACAAAAGCTTCTATAGTTATGATTATATATGGTATTAGCAATAGTTTTACAACTATGAACAAGTATAAATATCCAAATAAAATTGATATAGAGTTAGTTGATGGACCGTTTTCATATTTATCAGGCAGTTGGACTTTTACAGAAAAAGTAAAAAATTCATGTATAGTTGAGTTCGAGTTAGAATACAGTTTTTCTAATAAATTATTAAGTATGATTATATCTCCAGTATTTAGTCGTATAGCTAATAGTTTTATATGTAAATTTAAAGAAAGAGCAAATCATATATATGGAGAAAAAGATTAA
- a CDS encoding RnfH family protein, translating into MEKKINISVSICYIKNDGKSFLKKLIIPAGSTINEAIIFSKINSYFLDIDYYNNNVGIFGKIKTIDTILADGDRIEIYRPLLNDPKKSRRIKSIIQRKNINLLRKVGENVSKRTS; encoded by the coding sequence ATGGAGAAAAAGATTAATATATCTGTATCTATTTGTTATATAAAAAATGATGGTAAATCTTTCTTAAAAAAATTAATTATACCTGCAGGATCTACTATCAACGAAGCTATAATTTTTTCCAAAATTAACAGTTATTTCTTAGATATTGATTATTACAATAATAATGTTGGTATATTTGGTAAAATAAAGACGATAGATACTATATTAGCTGATGGTGATAGAATAGAGATATATAGACCGTTGCTGAATGATCCAAAAAAGTCCAGAAGAATTAAAAGTATTATTCAGAGAAAAAATATTAACCTTTTAAGAAAGGTAGGTGAAAATGTCAGCAAAAGAACATCATAG
- a CDS encoding VIT1/CCC1 transporter family protein translates to MSAKEHHRIFRSGWLRAAVLGANDGIISTACLMTGIAAANCGYYSIMSAGLSGLIAGALSMAVGEYVSVKSQSDIESADLQMEQHSLKKNHDDELEELAQIYINRGLSNRLAKEVAIELTNHDALDAHARDELGISLHNRAKPLQAAFASAVSFAIGEMVPLAVSLFAPIELFIPTIIISSVFSLGVLGAISAKTGGANIWPAVKRITILGAISMLFVSSTGSLFGVIGN, encoded by the coding sequence ATGTCAGCAAAAGAACATCATAGAATTTTCAGATCAGGTTGGTTGAGAGCAGCAGTTTTGGGAGCTAATGATGGTATAATTTCTACGGCCTGTTTAATGACCGGTATTGCTGCTGCTAATTGCGGTTACTATTCTATTATGAGCGCTGGTTTATCTGGATTGATAGCTGGAGCGCTTTCTATGGCGGTTGGGGAGTATGTTTCAGTAAAATCACAGTCAGATATTGAATCTGCAGATCTGCAAATGGAGCAACACTCTTTAAAAAAAAATCACGATGATGAACTAGAAGAATTAGCACAAATTTACATAAATAGAGGACTTTCTAATCGATTAGCAAAAGAAGTTGCTATAGAATTGACGAATCATGATGCTCTAGATGCTCATGCTAGAGATGAGCTAGGAATATCATTACATAATAGAGCAAAACCTTTACAGGCTGCTTTCGCATCGGCAGTATCATTTGCGATTGGAGAAATGGTGCCTTTAGCTGTATCTTTATTTGCTCCTATAGAATTATTTATTCCAACTATTATAATAAGTTCAGTTTTTAGTCTTGGCGTATTGGGTGCTATTTCAGCAAAAACTGGTGGGGCAAACATATGGCCTGCTGTTAAAAGAATAACTATACTTGGAGCAATATCTATGTTATTTGTCTCAAGTACAGGTTCGTTATTTGGCGTTATTGGTAATTAG
- the mltG gene encoding endolytic transglycosylase MltG has translation MFLKKFFTVVQLFFFIAGCFFLCLIMDYFVWIIKPLDTSKNISYEFIVKSGDNTRNIVTSIKDSGLDISENKFICVSYICRLDKNFKAGIYKITNIDSPISLMKKLVNGDCIQNANSKVIFIEGWKFNQFREELRNNPNLKQTIIGISDDDLMKMIGSDILYPEGLFYPDTYYITPGLSDLDILKTSYKKNQTIITNLWENRQKDLPINTPYEALILASIIEKETGIAEERSLISGVFINRLKLGMRLQSDPTVIYGMGAMFDGKLRHIDLKKDTPWNTYTRFGLPLTPISSINISSIMAALHPEKHNYIYFVSKGDGTTDFSEDLSSHNTKVYNFIIKRGLHFVR, from the coding sequence ATGTTTTTAAAGAAATTTTTTACAGTTGTACAATTATTTTTTTTTATTGCTGGTTGTTTTTTTTTATGTTTAATAATGGATTATTTTGTATGGATTATTAAACCTTTAGATACGAGCAAAAATATTAGTTATGAATTTATTGTTAAATCTGGAGATAATACTAGAAATATCGTAACATCTATTAAAGATAGTGGGTTAGATATATCTGAAAATAAATTTATATGTGTTTCTTACATTTGTAGGCTTGATAAAAATTTTAAAGCTGGTATTTATAAAATTACTAATATTGATAGTCCCATAAGCTTAATGAAGAAATTAGTTAATGGGGACTGCATACAGAATGCTAATTCTAAAGTAATTTTCATAGAAGGATGGAAATTCAATCAATTTCGTGAAGAGCTAAGAAATAATCCAAATCTTAAACAAACAATAATTGGCATCAGTGATGATGATTTAATGAAAATGATTGGTTCTGATATTTTATATCCAGAAGGTTTGTTCTATCCTGATACATATTATATAACCCCTGGTCTATCTGATTTAGATATATTAAAGACTTCTTACAAGAAGAATCAAACTATTATTACAAATTTATGGGAAAATAGACAGAAAGATTTACCAATAAATACCCCTTATGAAGCTTTAATTTTAGCATCTATTATTGAAAAAGAGACTGGTATTGCCGAAGAACGTAGCCTTATAAGCGGTGTTTTTATTAATAGATTAAAATTAGGTATGCGTTTGCAATCTGATCCGACCGTTATATATGGGATGGGAGCTATGTTTGATGGTAAGTTAAGACATATTGATTTAAAAAAAGATACTCCTTGGAATACATATACCAGGTTTGGTTTACCTTTAACTCCTATATCATCAATTAATATATCGTCAATAATGGCTGCACTTCACCCAGAAAAACATAATTACATTTATTTTGTATCTAAGGGAGATGGGACAACTGATTTCTCAGAGGATTTATCCTCACATAATACTAAAGTATATAATTTTATTATAAAAAGAGGTCTTCATTTTGTTAGGTAA
- the tmk gene encoding dTMP kinase: MLGKFITLEGIDGAGKSTNSLWLANMLRSKGLNVINTREPGGTELGDKIRHIILEDEMSSEAETMLIFAARVEHFKKIIEPSIKNNIWVICDRFVDATYAYQGSGKGVSTSFIKTLEDLLITNIVPDLTLLFDIPFDLMIQRISHIKKLDRFEKNDYVFFNKVRNSYLEIAKKNPSRVKIIDSSEDLKHTQASLNKIMNNFLGFL; encoded by the coding sequence TTGTTAGGTAAATTTATAACCCTAGAGGGGATTGATGGTGCAGGAAAGAGTACTAATTCTTTATGGTTAGCAAACATGCTTCGCTCTAAAGGTTTAAATGTCATAAATACCAGAGAGCCCGGAGGAACCGAATTAGGTGATAAAATAAGACATATTATCTTAGAGGACGAAATGTCATCTGAAGCTGAGACTATGTTAATTTTTGCTGCTAGAGTTGAGCATTTTAAAAAAATTATAGAACCTTCAATAAAAAATAATATATGGGTAATATGTGATAGATTTGTGGATGCTACATATGCTTATCAAGGTTCAGGTAAAGGCGTTAGCACAAGTTTTATTAAAACTTTAGAAGATTTGTTAATTACAAATATAGTTCCTGATTTGACCTTATTGTTTGATATACCTTTTGATCTAATGATTCAAAGAATCTCTCATATAAAAAAATTAGATCGTTTTGAGAAAAACGATTATGTTTTTTTTAATAAAGTCAGAAATTCTTATTTAGAAATAGCCAAAAAGAATCCTAGTAGAGTAAAAATCATAGATTCCTCTGAAGATTTAAAACATACTCAAGCTAGTTTAAATAAAATAATGAACAATTTTTTAGGATTTTTATAA
- a CDS encoding DNA polymerase III subunit produces MSFFFPWQLKLAEIYLKNKNKIYANIIYGSNGVGKFEFAFSYAASLLCESDHDSIACGICVSCKLIAKNNHPDLKLIYPEYMNKFEISIEGKIFRYIDIIENNHLSKEIRIQQIRDLLPWLNITAHRGRKKIIIIHSANCLNEISSNALLKILEEPPLGVVFLIVTNILHKLSPTIISRCQLIHLPIPAKNVSLNWLSNATKLDSLNIEKYLAFTGGAPLKSFFLIKSSNDICPMWIMELLCNIYENKNFKLYSFLDVNFDKMSLFEWIDFFQKLYFDLMLTKFNDDVRYFIEIKNTILKISNKIDISSIMNMIIYLNNKNLLINNNNNINARLLVNVLLQKIISQIK; encoded by the coding sequence ATGTCATTTTTTTTTCCTTGGCAGTTAAAATTAGCTGAGATATATTTAAAAAATAAAAATAAAATTTATGCAAATATAATATATGGCTCGAATGGAGTAGGGAAGTTTGAATTTGCTTTTTCTTATGCAGCCTCACTACTTTGTGAATCAGACCATGATTCTATTGCATGTGGTATCTGTGTTTCTTGCAAACTAATAGCTAAGAACAATCATCCTGATTTAAAATTAATATATCCGGAATACATGAATAAATTCGAAATATCTATAGAAGGTAAGATATTTAGATATATAGATATAATAGAAAATAATCATCTCTCTAAAGAAATTCGTATTCAACAGATACGTGATTTATTGCCTTGGTTAAATATAACTGCTCATAGAGGTAGAAAAAAAATTATAATTATTCATTCTGCTAACTGTTTAAACGAAATCTCTTCTAATGCCTTATTGAAAATATTGGAAGAACCACCTTTGGGAGTTGTATTTTTAATAGTAACAAACATTCTGCATAAATTATCTCCTACTATTATTTCTCGTTGTCAATTAATACATTTACCAATACCTGCAAAAAACGTTTCTTTAAATTGGTTATCAAATGCTACAAAATTAGATTCATTAAATATAGAAAAATATTTAGCTTTCACAGGAGGAGCTCCTTTAAAATCATTTTTTCTTATTAAGAGCTCAAATGATATTTGTCCTATGTGGATTATGGAACTACTCTGTAATATTTATGAAAATAAAAATTTTAAATTATATTCTTTCTTAGATGTTAATTTTGACAAAATGTCATTATTTGAATGGATTGATTTTTTTCAGAAGTTATATTTTGATTTAATGTTAACAAAATTTAATGATGATGTTAGGTATTTTATAGAAATAAAAAATACTATTTTAAAAATATCTAATAAAATAGATATTAGTAGTATAATGAATATGATTATTTATTTAAATAATAAAAACTTATTAATTAATAATAATAACAATATTAATGCTAGACTTTTAGTTAATGTTTTGTTACAAAAGATAATCTCACAAATTAAGTAA
- a CDS encoding TatD family hydrolase yields MFIDSHCHLNFPELSSKIHIIQDSMRINKVTHALVVNVGKKSIDSLINLVSNHNNLLASIGTHPEYGADEEFSINEICNIASLHKKIIAIGETGLDYYKCNDYLESQRERFRLHIRAARILNLPLIVHTRSSATDTIKILKEEKAHEVGGVMHCFTESWSIAKEAIDLNFFISISGIVTFKNAATVRELALKTPLDKLLIETDSPYLSPEPFRGKLNDPSNVFYVAKKISELRNIDIEEIGMSSSKNFFDLFKKVT; encoded by the coding sequence ATGTTTATAGATTCTCATTGTCATCTAAATTTTCCAGAACTTTCTAGCAAAATTCATATTATTCAAGATTCTATGCGTATTAATAAAGTAACGCATGCACTTGTTGTTAATGTTGGAAAAAAAAGTATAGATTCATTGATTAATTTAGTTTCTAATCACAATAATTTGTTAGCGTCTATAGGTACTCATCCAGAATATGGTGCTGATGAGGAATTTTCAATAAATGAAATTTGTAATATTGCATCTTTGCATAAAAAAATAATAGCGATAGGAGAAACTGGTCTCGATTATTATAAATGCAACGATTATTTGGAATCGCAAAGAGAGAGATTTCGCCTACATATTCGTGCAGCTAGAATTTTAAATTTGCCATTGATAGTACATACTCGTTCATCAGCCACTGATACTATAAAAATATTAAAAGAAGAAAAAGCACATGAGGTTGGTGGTGTAATGCACTGTTTTACAGAAAGTTGGAGTATTGCAAAAGAGGCTATAGATTTAAATTTTTTTATTTCTATATCTGGAATTGTAACATTTAAAAATGCCGCCACTGTACGCGAGTTAGCTTTAAAAACTCCACTAGATAAATTGTTAATAGAAACTGATTCGCCTTATTTATCACCTGAACCGTTCAGAGGCAAGTTAAATGACCCATCAAATGTATTTTATGTAGCAAAAAAAATTTCTGAATTGCGTAATATTGACATCGAAGAAATAGGCATGTCCTCTTCAAAAAATTTTTTTGATCTTTTCAAAAAAGTTACTTAA
- a CDS encoding lipoate--protein ligase family protein produces MNTAKKLEDCEWQLIHTVPQSPNIHMALDSIITEEVNKGIRLPTLRIWEWESSAVVLGRFQSFRNEINEEAAKIHNIQVVRRVSGGGAMFVEPENSITYSISIPKYFVSNLSFQESYQLLDNWIIETLNSVGIEAIYKPINDIILTSGQKIGGAAQARFSNAILHHVTMSYKMNTSKMVEILRIGKEKISDKGITSAKKRVAKDGISKSGISRSNFINHMIYIFSKKYRSINKIDLTEDTIAHANKLCREKFETYDWLHVVK; encoded by the coding sequence ATGAATACAGCAAAAAAACTGGAAGATTGTGAATGGCAATTAATTCATACTGTACCACAAAGCCCGAATATACACATGGCCCTTGATTCTATCATTACAGAAGAGGTTAATAAAGGCATACGTTTACCAACTCTTAGAATATGGGAATGGGAATCTAGTGCTGTTGTACTAGGTAGATTCCAGTCATTTCGAAATGAAATCAATGAAGAAGCTGCGAAAATACATAATATTCAAGTAGTTAGAAGAGTAAGTGGTGGAGGTGCTATGTTTGTAGAGCCAGAAAACTCTATTACATATTCTATAAGCATTCCAAAATACTTTGTTTCTAATCTAAGTTTTCAAGAATCATATCAATTATTAGATAATTGGATAATAGAGACACTAAATAGTGTCGGAATAGAAGCAATTTATAAACCTATAAATGATATTATACTGACCTCTGGTCAAAAAATTGGTGGCGCTGCTCAGGCTAGGTTTTCAAATGCTATATTACATCATGTAACAATGTCATATAAAATGAATACTAGCAAAATGGTTGAAATATTAAGAATTGGAAAAGAGAAAATATCTGATAAAGGTATAACCAGCGCAAAAAAAAGAGTAGCAAAAGATGGTATAAGCAAATCAGGTATTTCAAGATCTAATTTTATTAATCATATGATCTATATTTTTTCAAAAAAATATAGATCAATAAATAAAATAGATTTAACAGAAGATACTATTGCTCATGCCAATAAGCTTTGCAGAGAGAAATTTGAAACATATGATTGGTTACACGTAGTTAAATAA
- a CDS encoding biotin--protein ligase, whose translation MIHVGYKVPNGKLIEIDFEITEDKKFKNVQISGDFFLEPPEFLDIINNKLNGLPISSNELDIKYVIEKSIDENVEMFGFSPVDIAIAIKRAII comes from the coding sequence GTGATTCATGTTGGATATAAAGTTCCCAATGGAAAACTAATAGAAATTGATTTTGAAATAACTGAAGACAAAAAATTTAAAAATGTTCAGATTAGCGGTGATTTTTTCCTGGAACCTCCAGAATTTTTAGATATTATAAATAATAAATTGAATGGTTTGCCTATATCATCAAATGAATTAGATATAAAATATGTAATAGAAAAATCTATAGATGAAAATGTTGAAATGTTTGGATTCTCTCCAGTCGATATTGCTATAGCAATTAAAAGAGCCATTATATGA
- the guaA gene encoding glutamine-hydrolyzing GMP synthase yields MNQHILVIDNGSQVTQLIARRIREIGVYTEVEPNDISEKTIQKHISRGLKGIILSGSFASASEENLKLKLPSSIFCLGIPVLGICYGMQAMAMELGGMVSSLENREFGYTEVINCENSQLLGNINDFSTDNKEKILRVWMSHADTVTSLPKGFKKISYSKITSAIAGMENVDRKLYALQFHPEVTHTIQGYEILKRFVVDICECNLKWNMPDYVCKSIDEIKSSIGKDKVILGLSGGVDSSVAAILIHKAIKDQLTCIFVDNGLMRLEELNQVKKMFSDKMKMNIIYVDSSETFIKKLAGVTDPEMKRKIIGNEFINIFQQEANKIKDVCWLAQGTIYPDIIESSHGKKVIKSHHNVGGLPEKMSLKLLEPLKHLFKDEVRKLGKELGLDDEMLFRHPFPGPGLGVRIIGEIKPEFLILLKKADNIFIEELKNNINKETNKQWYYSVSQAFAVFLPIKSVGVMGDNRTYEYVIALRAIKTNDFMTADWFHLPFDLLSKISSRIINEVKGINRVVYDISNKPPATVEWE; encoded by the coding sequence ATGAATCAACATATTTTAGTAATTGACAATGGCTCACAGGTTACACAACTTATAGCTAGAAGAATAAGAGAAATAGGTGTTTACACTGAGGTTGAGCCTAATGATATCAGTGAAAAAACTATACAAAAGCATATAAGTAGAGGATTGAAAGGTATTATCCTATCTGGTAGTTTTGCTTCTGCTTCTGAAGAAAATCTTAAATTAAAATTACCATCATCCATATTCTGTCTAGGTATTCCAGTACTCGGAATATGTTACGGGATGCAGGCCATGGCAATGGAATTAGGTGGCATGGTTAGTAGTCTGGAAAACAGGGAATTCGGCTATACAGAAGTAATAAATTGTGAGAATAGTCAATTGCTAGGTAATATCAATGATTTTTCGACAGATAATAAAGAAAAAATCTTGAGAGTATGGATGAGTCATGCCGACACTGTAACGTCTCTACCCAAAGGTTTTAAAAAAATATCCTATTCCAAAATAACATCAGCTATAGCTGGGATGGAGAACGTAGATAGAAAACTATATGCTTTGCAATTTCACCCAGAAGTTACACATACTATTCAAGGATACGAAATATTAAAAAGATTTGTAGTTGATATATGCGAATGCAATCTAAAATGGAACATGCCTGATTATGTGTGTAAGAGCATAGACGAAATAAAATCTTCGATTGGAAAAGATAAAGTAATATTAGGGTTATCTGGAGGTGTGGATTCTTCAGTAGCGGCTATATTAATACATAAAGCTATAAAAGACCAATTAACATGTATTTTTGTAGATAATGGCTTAATGCGTCTTGAAGAATTAAATCAAGTAAAAAAAATGTTTTCTGATAAGATGAAAATGAATATTATTTACGTAGACAGTTCAGAAACATTTATAAAGAAATTAGCTGGTGTAACTGATCCAGAAATGAAAAGAAAGATTATTGGAAATGAATTTATCAATATATTTCAACAAGAGGCCAATAAAATTAAAGATGTATGTTGGCTTGCTCAAGGCACAATATATCCTGATATAATAGAATCATCTCATGGCAAAAAAGTTATAAAGTCTCATCACAATGTTGGTGGCTTACCAGAAAAAATGAGCCTGAAACTTCTGGAACCTCTTAAACATTTATTTAAAGATGAAGTAAGAAAATTAGGAAAAGAGCTAGGATTAGATGATGAGATGCTTTTTCGTCATCCTTTTCCTGGTCCTGGACTTGGTGTCAGGATTATAGGAGAAATAAAACCAGAATTTTTAATACTTCTTAAAAAGGCTGATAATATTTTTATCGAAGAGCTAAAAAATAATATAAATAAAGAAACTAACAAGCAATGGTATTATAGCGTATCACAAGCATTCGCTGTTTTTTTACCTATTAAATCTGTTGGGGTAATGGGTGATAATCGTACCTATGAGTACGTTATTGCTTTAAGAGCTATAAAAACCAATGATTTTATGACTGCAGATTGGTTCCACTTGCCGTTTGATTTACTATCAAAAATATCATCAAGAATAATTAATGAAGTAAAAGGTATTAATAGAGTTGTGTACGATATTTCCAATAAACCTCCAGCAACAGTAGAATGGGAATAG
- the guaB gene encoding IMP dehydrogenase, translating to MRISKKALTFDDVLLVPSYSEVLPKNASLLTKLTRNINLNIPLISAAMDTVTESSLAIALAQEGGIGIIHKNLTIEEQAKEVSCVKRHEFGIVIDPITVTPEMKVGDAISLQRKFGISGLPVVNNDTVVGIITNRDLRFEDNLNQPLRNIMTPKERLIVMKEGATLDEAKSLMHKHRLERVLIVTDDFKLRGLATVKDIVKNTEHPIASKDSRGQLIVGAAVGINQGTEERIEALVNSGVDVIIVDTAHGHSKGVLDRIRWIKNNFPDLNVIGGNIATGAAAKSLIEHGVDGVKVGIGPGSICTTRIISGVGIPQITAISDVAKAIKGSNIPIIADGGIRYSGDIAKAISAGASSCMMGSIFAGTEEAPGEVTIFQGRTYKSYRGMGSIGAMANGSADRYFQSNKNTDKLVPEGVEGRVAYKGSVISIIYQLLGGLRASMGYCGCSSIRDMQEKTEFVEITSSGIYESHVHDISITKEAPNYRSD from the coding sequence ATGCGTATATCTAAAAAAGCCCTAACATTTGATGATGTTCTATTAGTTCCATCATACTCTGAAGTTTTGCCTAAAAATGCTTCTTTATTAACTAAACTAACAAGAAATATTAATCTTAACATTCCTCTAATATCTGCTGCAATGGATACTGTGACAGAATCAAGTCTCGCGATAGCCCTTGCTCAAGAAGGAGGGATAGGCATAATTCATAAGAATTTAACAATAGAGGAACAAGCAAAAGAAGTCTCATGTGTTAAAAGGCATGAATTTGGAATAGTTATAGATCCAATAACAGTAACTCCAGAAATGAAAGTAGGAGATGCTATATCTTTACAAAGGAAATTTGGTATTTCTGGGTTACCAGTAGTAAATAATGACACTGTTGTTGGAATTATAACTAATCGTGATCTAAGATTTGAAGACAATCTTAATCAGCCACTTAGAAATATTATGACTCCAAAAGAACGTCTAATAGTAATGAAAGAAGGTGCTACTTTAGATGAAGCTAAATCTTTGATGCATAAACATCGTCTTGAAAGAGTGCTCATAGTAACTGATGATTTTAAACTACGTGGTTTAGCCACTGTTAAAGATATAGTGAAAAATACTGAACATCCAATTGCTAGCAAAGATTCTAGAGGACAGCTAATAGTTGGTGCTGCTGTTGGCATTAATCAAGGAACCGAAGAAAGAATTGAAGCGCTTGTTAATTCAGGCGTTGACGTTATAATTGTAGATACTGCTCATGGACACTCTAAAGGAGTTTTAGATAGGATTAGGTGGATAAAAAATAATTTTCCTGATCTTAATGTAATAGGCGGTAATATTGCTACAGGAGCAGCTGCAAAAAGCCTAATAGAACATGGAGTAGATGGAGTTAAGGTTGGAATAGGTCCTGGATCTATTTGTACAACTAGAATAATATCTGGAGTTGGTATACCTCAAATAACCGCAATATCTGATGTAGCCAAGGCTATTAAAGGATCTAATATCCCAATAATAGCAGATGGTGGAATTAGATATTCAGGTGATATAGCTAAAGCTATATCTGCTGGTGCATCTTCGTGTATGATGGGTAGTATTTTTGCAGGAACAGAAGAAGCTCCTGGAGAAGTTACAATTTTTCAAGGAAGAACCTATAAATCTTATAGGGGAATGGGAAGTATTGGAGCAATGGCAAATGGATCTGCTGATAGATATTTTCAGAGCAATAAAAATACTGATAAATTAGTACCTGAAGGAGTAGAGGGGAGAGTTGCTTATAAAGGTAGTGTTATATCTATAATATATCAACTTCTAGGTGGTTTACGTGCTTCAATGGGTTACTGTGGTTGTTCTTCTATAAGAGATATGCAAGAGAAAACAGAATTTGTTGAAATTACATCCTCTGGTATATATGAGTCTCATGTGCATGATATAAGTATCACAAAAGAAGCTCCTAATTATAGATCAGATTAA
- a CDS encoding YbdD/YjiX family protein — translation MLFNFSKRAIEASKYLGDTLRLMVGIHSYENYLNHIKKIHPDKEPMTYEEFFKKCQNSRYGANGNVKCC, via the coding sequence ATGTTATTCAATTTTAGCAAAAGAGCAATAGAAGCTAGTAAATACCTTGGAGATACTCTTAGATTGATGGTTGGAATTCATAGTTATGAAAACTATCTTAACCATATTAAAAAAATACATCCAGATAAAGAACCTATGACATATGAGGAATTTTTTAAAAAGTGCCAAAATTCCAGATATGGGGCTAATGGTAATGTTAAATGTTGCTGA